One Pochonia chlamydosporia 170 chromosome 5, whole genome shotgun sequence DNA segment encodes these proteins:
- a CDS encoding fungal zn(2)-Cys(6) binuclear cluster domain-containing protein yields MAPSNTTGTNNLQSIRSSCDRCRLHKLKCTVPPESDGSEPCERCARAKVPCVFGRRRRATRASNEKMPPAQAKQTPTVSTTAAASMPSPSPTSASMSAVGCDLSTSSGSEPQSIETVDARPDAVGPWDSLMVGSLHESDEISGHPSNGNYSEWLHHGFGLDETYMFDASDSLDPAAWTPPPSLLPTLTVATGVPVTPGDSSEIGSWTPVQRLLSLIADIQQRLKTLEQGPWQNDYTRSMDDYPVGTILHLSQEFGVVAGPVLNRASVTIRTSIASRNQVADAGGQGEPRSHGHEATVTSVGTVDTASTLLVLGGYMWLMRIYDIVLSHFQAHLSRVSHGGDTTSYQSGVIIGPNTSPTLQLGELPSTSTTPDLGRIHTAMCMLLGALREIEGQLGRGGSVARNLVVGLLTQEAIQGAGDLHDSCAGLGAKVQSVKELLRERMGF; encoded by the coding sequence ATGGCACCATCAAATACCACAGGCACCAACAACCTCCAATCCATTAGGTCGTCTTGCGACCGATGTCGGCTCCATAAACTTAAATGCACTGTGCCCCCGGAATCTGATGGCTCGGAGCCATGCGAGCGATGTGCTCGTGCCAAGGTGCCTTGTGTGTTTGGGCGACGGCGGCGGGCGACCCGAGCTAGCAATGAAAAGATGCCGCCAGCGCAGGCTaaacaaacaccaactgTCTCAACGACTGCGGCAGCATCGATGCCTAGCCCGTCTCCTACATCGGCGTCGATGTCGGCCGTTGGATGCGATCTCTCGACAAGCTCGGGGTCTGAGCCACAGTCGATAGAGACCGTAGATGCCAGACCCGATGCGGTCGGCCCATGGGACAGTCTCATGGTCGGCTCATTGCATGAATCCGACGAAATTTCGGGGCATCCAAGCAATGGGAACTATTCAGAGTGGTTACACCATGGCTTCGGCTTGGATGAGACGTACATGTTTGATGCCTCCGACTCTTTGGATCCAGCTGCCTGGACCCCTCCGCCATCGCTTCTGCCAACTCTAACAGTAGCCACTGGAGTTCCCGTCACTCCTGGTGACAGCTCTGAGATAGGTAGCTGGACTCCTGTGCAACGGCTCCTCTCTTTGATTGCCGACATTCAACAACGCCTGAAGACCCTTGAGCAAGGTCCCTGGCAGAACGATTACACTCGAAGCATGGACGACTATCCAGTCGGCACTATACTTCACCTCTCCCAAGAATTTGGCGTCGTCGCTGGACCAGTCCTGAATCGAGCCAGCGTGACTATAAGGACATCAATAGCCTCTAGAAATCAAGTCGCAGACGCCGGCGGGCAAGGAGAACCACGGTCACATGGGCACGAGGCCACAGTCACCTCCGTTGGTACAGTCGATACAGCATCAACACTCTTGGTTCTAGGAGGATATATGTGGCTAATGCGCATCTATGATATTGTTCTTAGCCACTTTCAGGCGCACCTCAGCCGTGTATCTCATGGGGGGGATACGACTTCTTACCAAAGCGGCGTCATTATTGGCCCCAATACAAGTCCAACACTTCAGCTCGGTGAACTCCCCAGTACCAGCACAACGCCCGATCTTGGCAGGATTCATACGGCAATGTGCATGCTTCTGGGAGCACTTCGCGAAATAGAGGGACAGTTGGGTCGTGGAGGATCAGTGGCACGCAATCTCGTGGTAGGATTACTAACACAGGAGGCCATCCAAGGAGCTGGTGACCTCCACGATAGTTGCGCAGGCCTAGGCGCAAAAGTACAGTCAGTAAAGGAACTCTTGCGGGAAAGAATGGGATTTTAG
- a CDS encoding major facilitator superfamily protein (similar to Coccidioides posadasii C735 delta SOWgp XP_003071154.1) — MREPPCMLNFTAHQGYNSQNITRCEINIKRYGGISKSLYKCTKCEWQLYVKYVVYDSGLPSNQTGKRVPKVNTISSSAVQNQLENGTEKPLAANNDLEQNPTSVISNGVKLTPDEHVELVPQPSESPDDPLKWPSAKKNLILGVVIACSFLPDYGSVTGAATLAAQAEEYGITPDVVNHSQSGNQFMVGDGGVVAVMLSAYFGRLLVLFWFMLAAFVTSIADVATRGFMGFFVPRVMNGFFAGAAQGGGLMFIKDLLFFHRQASKTNLWQSCVILSPFLGPLLASFMSISLSWRWPFWIYSILTGVALIGVILFGEETYYNRDIPTDMQPVRQPRWLRLVGVEQWHSRKYRNSFSEAVMRSFKVLTRPVVLLANFYYVCVFAWLVAINATLPIFLTSLYGFGPKQIVFMFFAPIVAAVLAYTIGHWLHDMLARFHMRRNEGQFAPESRLLITWLAIPLCLQAWSSKRKEHSIRRLPSLGSRANSTTSTASTKQFHFVHEGENGPPGEDSGSIVVRNAIMRPVDMLPRPDARRPTPTKAGPRSDATGATTVLEPVHPSTSSPTDVVLFRTGVAPEYVPQPRAQDIVTPRIVDVDREEATIDLKNINWEHHGPGSWLSICSEPGIRWVSVKTKSSGFGDVARGLTADWTKHLSLSQCPIQKAGPEPDFDEAWQYATGASHIFGVVYRPQFEHHLRRHYQGLDTQDDDAASYAMRNAVYAVGCRASAARDGTKDFMEIRKQSLQFFLNALSVYTNLIFMPTGLGAVRALMAMTSYAELLGSPAVEYMLCAAAVRLAQSRGLHRQPSKAWNLPDDEVLHRNWTFWALYCYDKYLAMRCGRPSMLDDEDISCEIPISIPAGSTLDISICTAYIRHAQICSQMMKRLLSPQSLNQSADDLLREIEEFETKLTERRLCLPDHLSLDADALLHLTGPHRVKANMSTEYSLLHRAYHGSVIALHANFHYPWISSGILNVDVNNNALRDPVMQNSSRVAEAARQILASLKHWAPDIGSPQPQPMLAIINLFIYILNHPAQATTTSDLSFLDIGSGHFGHIHQLTSSQVSFRFPREAVALAGRAMKRASAQMHVPTRETTHANSPADTCTAIPEDPFLGMDISPEAWTALSADFFENFNAAGDMIVL; from the exons ATGCGTGAGCCGCCTTGCATGCTTAATTTCACTGCCCACCAGGGATATAATAGCCAGAACATCACTAGGTGTGAAATCAATATCAAGAGATATGGCGGAATTTCC AAGTCTCTATATAAGTGCACCAAATGTGAGTGGCAGTTGTATGTCAAATATGTTGTCTACGATTCCGGACTCCCAAGCAATCAAACTGGAAAGCGTGTCCCAAAGGTCAACACGATAAGCTCGTCGGCAGTGCAGAATCAACTCGAAAATGGCACCGAAAAGCCTCTGGCAGCCAACAATGACCTGGAACAAAACCCGACATCGGTCATTTCTAATGGTGTGAAACTGACACCAGATGAGCATGTGGAACTGGTACCGCAGCCTTCTGAAAGCCCCGATGACCCTCTGAAATGGCCatctgccaagaagaaccTGATATTGGGAGTGGTCATTGCATGTTCGTTTCTGCCAGACTACGGCAGCGTGACTGGTGCTGCGACACTTGCAGCCCAAGCAGA AGAATATGGAATCACACCCGACGTTGTGAACCACTCGCAGTCAGGAAATCAGTTCatggttggcgatggaggtGTTGTGGCCGTCATGCTCTCTGCATACtttggccgtcttcttgtGCTGTTCTGGTTCATGCTCGCTGCTTTTGTCACATCCATTGCCGACGTAGCCACCCGTGGCTTTATGGGATTCTTCGTACCACGCGTCATGAATGGGTTTTTCGCGGGAGCTGCTCAAGGC GGCGGCCTCATGTTTATCAAGGATCTATTATTTTTTCACAGGCAGGC AAGCAAAACCAACCTGTGGCAGTCTTGCGTGATTCTCTCGCCCTTCTTGGGTCCTCTACTGGCGtccttcatgtccatcagTCTATCATGGAGGTGGCCGTTTTGGATTTACTCCATCTTGACGGGAGTTGCCTTGATAGGTGTAATTCTATTTGGTGAAGAAACGTATTATAATCGAGACATTCCCACTGACATGCAACCCGTCCGACAACCTCGGTGGCTACGCTTAGTTGGCGTTGAACAGTGGCATTCGCGAAAATATCGTAATTCGTTTTCAGAGGCTGTTATGAGATCTTTCAAAGTTCTAACAAGGCCTGTGGTTCTCCTGGCTAATTTTTACTACGTTTGCGTCTTCGCCTGGCTCGTTGCGATCAACGCCACGCTTCCTATATTTCTGACCAGCTTATATGGTTTTGGGCCGAAACAGATTG TGTTCATGTTCTTTGCCCCGATCGTAGCTGCAGTCCTCGCCTACACAATAGGTCACTGGCTACATGACATGCTGGCTCGGTTTCATATGCGGCGCAACGAGGGTCAATTCGCTCCTGAATCTCGGCTGCTCATTACCTGGCTTGCCATACCCTTATGCTTGCAGGCCTGGTCCTC GAAGCGCAAGGAGCACAGCATCAGGCGCCTGCCTTCTCTCGGGAGTCGCGCAAACTCGACAACCTCGACAGCCTCGACCAAGCAGTTTCATTTCGTTCATGAAGGAGAAAACGGTCCTCCTGGAGAGGACAGTGGCAGCATCGTTGTTCGAAACGCCATCATGAGGCCTGTTGACATGCTTCCGCGGCCAGATGCACGGCGGCCAACTCCAACTAAAGCAGGTCCAAGGTCTGATGCCACCGGTGCCACCACAGTCCTTGAGCCAGTTCACCCAAGCACTTCGTCGCCAACTGACGTGGTGCTCTTTCGGACTGGTGTTGCTCCAGAGTACGTCCCGCAGCCACGCGCTCAGGATATTGTGACTCCCAGGATAGTCGATGTGGATCGCGAGGAAGCTACAATAGACCTGAAGAAT ATCAACTGGGAGCACCACG GCCCCGGATCCTGGCTCTCCATATGCTCCGAGCCGGGCATACGATGGGTCTCTGTAAAGACAAAATCATCTGGGTTTGGCGATGTTGCTCGAGGTCTAACAGCTGACTGGACCAAACATCTCAGCCTCTCTCAGTGTCCGATCCAAAAAGCTGGCCCAGAgccagactttgacgaggctTGGCAATACGCAACAGGTGCATCCCA TATATTTGGTGTTGTATATCGGCCACAATTTGAACATCACTTGCGTCGCCACTATCAAGGGCTGGACACCCAAGATGACGACGCTGCCTCGTACGCGATGCGAAATGCCGTGTACGCAGTAGGCTGTCGGGCCTCTGCAGCGAGGGACGGGACCAAAGACTTCATGGAGATCCGAAAACAGTCTTTGCAATTCTTTTTGAACGCTTTGTCTGTTTACACCAATTTGATTTTCATGCCAACTGGCCTCGGCGCTGTTCgggcattgatggccatg ACTTCATACGCAGAGCTTCTGGGAAGTCCAGCTGTCGAGTACATGTTGTGTGCGGCCGCGGTTCGACTCGCACAATCCAGGGGCCTGCACAGGCAGCCATCAAAAGCCTGGAACCTACCCGACGATGAAGTTTTGCATCGCAATTGGACCTTTTGGGCTTTGTATTGCTACGACAAATACCTGGCTATGCGCTGCGGTCGTCCCTCT ATGCtggacgatgaagacattAGTTGTGAAATTCCCATCAGCATCCCAGCTGGTAGCACTCTTGACATATCCATATGCACCGCTTACATCAGACACGCTCAAATTTGCTCTCAGATGATGAAACGCCTATTATCTCCCCAGTCGCTCAACCAATCTGCAGACGATCTGCTTCGAGAAATCGAGGAGTTTGAAACCAAGCTCACGGAGCGGCGACTCTGTCTCCCAGATCATCTGTCGTTGGATGCCGATGCCCTATTGCATCTTACCGGCCCTCACCGAGTCAAAGCAAACatgtcaacggaatatagcct TCTGCACAGAGCCTACCATGGCAGCGTGATTGCCTTGCACGCCAACTTCCACTACCCGTGGATCAGCTCAGGAATACTCAACGTCGATGTGAATAACAATGCGCTCCGCGATCCCGTCATGCAAAACTCGAGCCGTGTTGCAGAGGCAGCCCGCCAAATTCTCGCATCACTCAAACACTGGGCGCCCGATATTGGATCACCACAACCGCAA CCCATGCTTGCCATTATCAACCTCTTCATTTATATTCTGAATCACCCCGCACAGGCCACCACGACATCTGACCTGTCTTTTCTGGACATTGGTTCCGGTCACTTTGGGCACATTCACCAATTGACATCGTCACAAGTCTCGTTTCGGTTTCCCCGGGAAGctgttgccttggctggcAGGGCCATGAAAAGGGCCAGTGCCCAGATGCATGTCCCTACAAGAGAAACCACCCACGCGAATAGTCCTGCAGACACCTGCACCGCGATACCCGAG GATCCATTTTTGGGCATGGATATTAGCCCCGAAGCTTGGACTGCCCTGTCCGCAGACTTTTTTGAAAACTTTAACGCTGCGGGAGATATGATTGTGCTCTAA
- a CDS encoding zinc-binding dehydrogenase family oxidoreductase (similar to Aspergillus clavatus NRRL 1 XP_001269054.1) — protein MIIDPDYGHAVDRHRNPLLRNLQNCRDEYEQTSTKLNKSAEFLRTMPILPPCFAPPPYATLRYRQMNNEEMRKKERHWRNATIRWRAQQSKHTHQYAGGQTARDNINNLRSRKTTSSNMTVASKTQAALIGGSDGDIVLSNYAPMPPAPLEDDQVAVEVKAISLNPVDTKMTGGYHTTGAISGCEFAGIVTAAGPVATKDWGLRPGDCVSAAIMGMNPLRPKIGAFAQHSVAPARCVLKMRNDWTFAQSAGIGNSWYTVAWALFHTMGLPAGPNLEPLNSEVSPPVLPGPKININNFGGAAGKRTTVLVSGGSSSTGTCAIQLLKMAGFSVVATCSERNFDLVRSYGVDVVFNHASPTAADDIRAYTRNGLRFALDCITTTETTRLCYAALGRSGGRYVALDPYSEAIAATRAVVRPDWVLGPEMIGEVVGWPAPHGRRANPTAKAFCEVWNRTLQGLLDRGLIRTHPQLIRDTGLAGALEGFEDIRAKKVSGQKLIYTL, from the exons ATGATTATTGACCCTGATTATGGCCACGCGGTTGATCGTCATCGTAACCCCCTGCTCAGAAATTTGCAAAATTGCCGAGACGAATATGAACAGACATCGACAAAGTTGAACAAGTCGGCCGAATTCCTCCGAACTATGCCGATACTGCCACCATGTTTTGCCCCTCCGCCGTATGCAACCCTGAGGTATCGGCAAATGAACAACGAAGAGATGCgaaaaaaagagagacaTTGGCGGAACGCAACAATCAGATGGAGAGCTCAACAATCCAAAC ATACACACCAGTACGCAGGCGGTCAAACTGCGAGggacaacatcaacaacctcagATCTCGAAAAACGACATCATCCAACATGACGGTTGCAAGCAAGACCCAGGCTGCTCTCATTGGTGGCTCTGACGGGGACATTGTTCTCTCAAACTACgcgccaatgccaccagcGCCGCTTGAAGACGACCAAGTAGCTGTTGAGGTAAAGGCAATTTCGCTCAACCCAGTCGACACCAAGATGACGGGCGGGTACCACACCACAGGAGCCATCTCTGGCTGTGAGTTTGCAGGCATTGTGACAGCGGCTGGTCCCGTAGCTACGAAAGACTGGGGATTACGTCCTGGAGACTGTGTAAgcgccgccatcatgggcatGAACCCATTACGCCCGAAGATTGGCGCATTTGCCCAACATTCTGTCGCACCAGCTCGATGCGTCCTCAAGATGCGCAATGACTGGACCTTTGCCCAATCAGCTGGCATCGGAAACTCCTGGTACACCGTAGCGTGGGCGCTCTTTCATACCATGGGTCTCCCAGCAGGACCAAATTTGGAGCCACTCAACAGCGAGGTGTCGCCACCAGTGCTGCCAGGGCCGAAGATCAATATCAACAACTTTGGGGGAGCTGCCGGCAAACGGACGACGGTTCTGGTCAGTGGAGGATCGAGTTCAACGGGCACATGTGCTATCCAActgctgaagatggcagGTTTTAGCGTTGTGGCAACCTGTTCTGAGCGTAATTTTGACCTGGTCCGGTCTTATGGAGTCGATGTCGTTTTCAATCATGCATCACCAACTGCCGCAGATGACATTCGAGCCTATACTCGCAATGGGTTACGTTTTGCGCTGGACTGCATCACCACTACTGAAACCACACGCCTGTGCTACGCAGCGCTTGGCCGATCTGGAGGACGTTACGTGGCTCTCGATCCATACAGTGAAGCCATTGCGGCGACCCGTGCAGTTGTCCGTCCGGACTGGGTTCTTGGCCCGGAGATGATTGGCGAAGTTGTCGGCTGGCCGGCACCGCATGGTCGCAGGGCTAATCCGACTGCAAAGGCATTCTGTGAAGTGTGGAATCGAACTCTACAGGGACTTCTAGACCGCGGGTTGATTCGTACGCACCCACAACTGATTAGGGACACGGGTCTTGCAGGCGCTTTGGAAGGGTTTGAGGACATTCGAGCGAAGAAAGTGTCCGGGCAGAAACTGATTTATACATTATGA
- a CDS encoding C6 transcription factor (similar to Beauveria bassiana ARSEF 2860 XP_008602689.1), giving the protein MAKAKTKPAYQVLSFRQNREVEARCYKKRKAHRKSKGGCFGCKVKRVKCDEGKPSCGRCWRSCVQCNYVSETTELPPSTCLPRRNDNSTTMTTTTTTTGRLYSEPSLSGLVETISGSPSPISGIPRLALLNHLRHHFDGIQGLETAGGNLGAIIKLGMARPHLLDATLAIAASHLRHCFQQRRWQQHQQKQLPITQEPRGMVASCRIAECFQQSLALRNFQHALTLPLDQQGSDALLITSMMLNLLTFSMVESRDDERSSWVFSRDPDRLNWFSVNMGLKTLLLRTKEYRDGSLLQTVFGASDDEKGTFHGEEQRPLDAVPEYWMKMCGLSAKDDTVDDVFYEPLRILAVVRDLPVSHEAIWLYLNFFGKLDVEFRDLLGDEDERAMWVFGYWLGLLCRFEHVWWFRTRAANDYRAICTWLDQRRVRQRVGEEGLMWAALMDDLESAHVRPCGSREWESFP; this is encoded by the exons ATGGCaaaagccaagaccaagcccGCGTACCAAGTCCTCTCGTTCCGCCAAAACCGAGAAGTTGAGGCTAGATGCTacaagaagcgcaaggcgcACCGAAAGTCAAAGGGTGGCTGTTTTGGTTGCAAAGTCAAGCGGGTCAAA TGCGATGAGGGCAAGCCATCATGTGGACGATGTTGGCGCTCCTGTGTGCAGTGCAACTATGTCTCCGAAACCACGGAGCTACCACCGTCAACATGCCTCCCCAGGCGCAACGACAATTCcacgacgatgacgacgacgacgacgacgacgggTCGTTTGTACAGCGAGCCATCTCTTTCTGGCCTCGTTGAAACCATATCCGGCTCACCGTCGCCCATTAGCGGCATCCCGCGCCTCGCGCTGCTAAACCACCTTCGCCATCACTTCGACGGCATCCAGGGTCTAGAGACAGCAGGCGGCAACTTAGGCGCGATTATCAAGCTCGGCATGGCTAGGCCacatctcctcgatgccacGCTGGCCATTGCCGCCTCGCACCTACGGCACTGCTTCCAGCAGCGGCggtggcagcagcatcagcagaaaCAGCTACCTATCACTCAGGAGCCTCGCGGAATGGTAGCATCATGCCGCATTGCCGAATGTTTTCAGCAATCCCTAGCCCTTCGCAACTTCCAGCACGCGCTGACGCTTCCCCTGGACCAGCAGGGCTCCGATGCGCTGCTGATTACCTCAATGATGCTAAACCTGCTCACGTTTTCCATGGTGGAGTCCAGAGACGACGAACGCAGCTCGTGGGTGTTTAGCCGCGACCCAGACCGGCTGAACTGGTTCTCTGTAAACATGGGCCTCAAGACGTTGCTGCTGCGCACAAAGGAGTACAGAGACGGCTCGCTTCTGCAGACGGTCTTTGGAGCGTCAGACGATGAAAAGGGTACCTTTCATGGAGAGGAGCAGAGGCCGCTAGATGCTGTCCCAGAGTattggatgaagatgtgcGGACTGTCTGCGAAAGATGACACCGTTGACGACGTGTTTTATGAACCGCTTCGCATTTTAGCCGTGGTGCGAGACCTGCCCGTTTCTCACGAGGCTATCTGGCTGTACTTGAATTTCTTCGGCAAGCTTGATGTTGAGTTTCGTGATTTGCTGGGGGACGAGGATGAGCGTGCCATGTGGGTGTTTGGGTATTGGCTTGGCTTACTGTGTCGCTTTGAACATGTGTGGTGGTTCCGTACGCGGGCTGCTAATGATTACCGTGCAATTTGTACATGGCTAGATCAGCGGCGTGTGAGGCAGAGAGTGGGCGAGGAAGGATTGATGTGGGCTGCACTCatggatgatttggagtCGGCACATGTACGGCCTTGTGGTTCTAGAGAGTGGGAGAGTTTTCCTTGA
- a CDS encoding lipase (similar to Trichophyton rubrum CBS 118892 XP_003236999.1) has product MKKAFAVTQLLFNYAVPSPEAPPSSSSCSPHNPPGLVDLGYAKHVPTYINTTASGQRVSIYKNIRFGNAPVADKRFRKPDTDVPYQHGIQDGHNRLQNSTCISTAPWQVPFPGNGTTYGTEDCLFLDVFVPEGVKPDDGVPVLHWFVGSAYAFGSKEFLSNPMGIFDQMHIMGKDKFIFVANNYRLGVSGFMYSQDQDMDANIGLFDCLAAAEWTSKYIHEFGGDASRITAMGESAGAGILYYLSTLGGGEAKLPFQQMFLASPAAPPRREVASRQREVLNTVLKTAHCSSIDCLRRLSEEELKRVNHIVINDMPAMGGGGNFGPGIGFGLAPDGKDFPDIPLQVLLDGKANKGLTRVAAGSMANEGMTTSSDNDMPANFPNIVRRILPSASNETVAKIQAQYHPRVPEQLAWDWVTDVVFACQIYNLANAIPGRTKLFINSFPPAVHGQDVLYYFYVNQELTPVDDPKLAHEYQAKLLNFVQGREMDWPTYGNGKQMYNVSSEFDETTLPKVLQDRCNLINEMVLNPDNGA; this is encoded by the exons ATGAAAAAGGCCTTCGCAGTGACCCAACTCCTCTTCAACTACGCTGTTCCCTCCCCAgaagcaccaccatcatcatcgtcatgCTCACCTCATAATCCGCCTGGGCTTGTGGACCTAGGCTACGCCAAACACGTTCCAACGTACATTAACACCACGGCCTCCGGCCAGCGGGTATCCATCTATAAGAACATCCGCTTCGGGAACGCTCCCGTGGCGGATAAGCGCTTCCGTAAGCCTGATACCGACGTGCCCTACCAGCATGGAATCCAAGATGGTCATAATCGACTCCAGAATAGCACCTGCATCTCCACCGCGCCGTGGCAGGTGCCGTTCCCAGGAAACGGTACTACGTATGGGACTGAGGATTGCCTGTTTCTGGATGTATTTGTACCGGAGGGGGTGAAGCCCGATGATGGTGTGCCGGTTTTACACTGGTTTGTCGGCAGTGCATATGCGTTCGGGTCCAAGGAGTTTCTTTCGAATCCGATGGGCATTTTTGATCAGATGCACATTATGGGTAAAGACAAATTCATCTTTGTTGCAAATAATTACAG ACTCGGTGTGAGCGGATTCATGTacagccaagaccaagacatggacgccaACATTGGGCTATTTGACTGCCTCGCCGCAGCAGAGTGGACAAGCAAGTACATTCACGAATTTGGCGGAGACGCATCGCGTATTACTGCCATGGGCGAGAGCGCGGGCGCCGGGATCTTGTATTACTTGAGCACATTAGGCGGAGGTGAAGCCAAGCTGCCGTTCCAGCAAATGTTTCTCGCATCACCAGCTGCACCTCCACGGCGAGAAGTGGCGTCCCGGCAAAGAGAAGTCCTCAATACTGTGCTCAAAACAGCACACTGCTCGTCCATCGACTGTCTTCGTCGTTTGTCTGAAGAGGAACTCAAGAGAGTCAACCACATTGTCATAAACGACATGCCAGCcatgggcggcggcggcaactTTGGCCCTGGTATCGGCTTTGGCCTCGCACCCGATGGGAAAGACTTCCCCGATATACCGCTGCAGGTGCTGTTGGACGGTAAAGCCAATAAGGGTCTGACACGAGTTGCGGCGGgcagcatggccaacgaaGGGATGACGACTTCGAGCGACAACGACATGCCCGCCAACTTCCCTAACATTGTGCGGCGCATACTGCCCTCGGCTAGCAACGAGACAGTTGCCAAGATACAAGCGCAGTACCACCCTCGGGTGCCCGAGCAGCTTGCGTGGGACTGGGTGACGGATGTGGTGTTTGCGTGCCAGATATATAACCTGGCGAATGCAATTCCAGGGCGGACCAAGCTTTTCATCAATTCGTTTCCGCCGGCGGTCCACGGGCAGGATGTGCTGT ATTACTTTTACGTGAACCAGGAGTTGACGCCAGTTGACGATCCAAAGCTGGCACACGAGTACCAGGCAAAGCTGCTCAATTTTGTGCAAGGGCGGGAGATGGACTGGCCAACGTATGGCAACGGGAAGCAAATGTACAATGTTAGCTCCGAGTTTGACGAGACGACGCTCCCCAAGGTCTTGCAGGATCGGTGCAACTTGATCAACGAAATGGTCCTAAATCCAGATAATGGGGCCTAG